One Loxodonta africana isolate mLoxAfr1 chromosome 6, mLoxAfr1.hap2, whole genome shotgun sequence DNA window includes the following coding sequences:
- the ATG16L1 gene encoding autophagy-related protein 16-1 isoform X3, translating into MAQLRIKHQEELTELHKKRGELAQLVIDLNNQMQQKDREIQTNEAKIAECLQTISDLETECQELRSKLQDLERVNQTLKDEYDALQITFTALEEKLRKTTEENQELVTRWMAEKAQEANRLNAENEKDSRRRQARLQKELAEAAKEPLPVGQDDDIEVILDETSEHPEETSPVRAISRAATKRLSQPAGGLLDSITNIFGRRSVSSPPVPPDNADAHPGSSKDVRVPTTTLCVFDAHDGEVNAVQFSPGSRLLATGGMDRRVKLWEVFGDKCEFKGSLSGSNAGITSIEFDSAGSYLLAASNDFASRIWTVDDYRLRHTLTGHSGKVLSAKFLLDNARIVSGSHDRTLKLWDLRSKVCIKTVFAGSSCNDIVCTEQCVMSGHFDKKIRFWDIRSETIVREMELLGKVTALDLNPDRTELLSCSRDDLLKIIDLRKNAVRQSFSAPGFKCSSDWTRAVFSPDGSFVTAGSAEGSLYVWSVVTGKVEKVLSKQHSSSINAVAWSPSGSHVVSVDKGSKAVLWSDY; encoded by the exons ATGGCCCAGCTGAGGATTAAGCACCAGGAAGAGCTGACGGAATTACACAAGAAGCGTGGGGAG CTAGCTCAGCTGGTGATTGACCTGAATAACCAAATGCAACAGAAGGACAGGGAGATACAGACGAATGAAGCCAA AATCGCAGAATGTCTGCAGACCATCTCGGACTTGGAGACGGAGTGCCAAGAGCTGCGCAGTAAGCTTCAGGACCTCGAGAGAGTCAACCAGACCCTGAAGGATGAATATGATGCTCTGCAGATCACGTTTACAGCCCTGGAGGAGAAACTGAGGAAGACTACTGAGGAAAACCAGGAGCTGGTCACCAGGTGGATGGCCGAGAAAGCCCAGGAAGCCAACCGCTTAAATGCAGAGAACGAGAAGGACTCAAG GAGGCGGCAAGCCCGGCTGCAGAAAGAGCTTGCGGAAGCTGCAAAGGAGCCGCTGCCTGTCGGACA GGACGATGACATTGAAGTTATCCTGGACGAGACCTCTGAGCATCCTGAAGAGACTTCTCCGGTACGGGCCATCAGCAGAGCAGCCAC TAAGCGACTCTCGCAGCCTGCTGGAGGCCTTCTGGATTCTATCACTAATATCTTTGG GAGGCGCTCCGTCTCGTCCCCTCCAGTGCCCCCGGACAACGCGGATGCTCACCCTGGCTCTAGTAAAGACGTGAGGGTGCCAACTACCACGCTGTGTGTCTTC GATGCACACGACGGAGAGGTGAACGCCGTGCAGTTCAGTCCTGGCTCCCGGCTGCTGGCCACTGGCGGCATGGATCGCAGAGTCAAACTTTGGGAAGTGTTTGGAG ACAAGTGTGAGTTCAAGGGTTCCCTCTCTGGCAGTAATGCAGGAATTACAAGCATTGAATTTGATAGTGCT GGATCTTACCTCTTAGCAGCTTCAAATGATTTTGCAAGCAGAATCTGGACCGTGGATGATTATCGATTACGG CACACACTCACGGGACACAGCGGGAAAGTGCTGTCCGCCAAGTTCCTGCTGGACAACGCTCGCAtcgtctcaggaagccacgacCGCACCCTGAAACTCTGGGACCTCCGCAGCAAAGTCT GCATAAAGACGGTGTTTGCAGGTTCCAGCTGTAACGATATTGTCTGCACAGAGCAGTGTGTCATGAGCGGACACTTTGACAAGAAAATTCGTTTCTGGGACATCCG ATCTGAGACTATCGTCCGAGAGATGGAGCTGCTGGGAAAAGTGACCGCCCTGGACTTAAACCCAGATCGCACGGAGCTGCTAAGCTGCTCCCGTGACGACCTGCTGAAAATTATCGATCTACGAAAAAACGCCGTCAGGCAGTCGTTCAG TGCCCCTGGCTTCAAGTGCAGCTCCGACTGGACCAGAGCCGTGTTCAG CCCTGACGGCAGCTTCGTGACTGCAGGCTCGGCCGAGGGCTCTCTCTACGTCTGGAGTGTGGTCACAGGGAAGGTGGAGAAGGTCCTTTCCAAGCAGCACAG CTCGTCCATCAACGCCGTGGCCTGGTCCCCCTCTGGCTCGCACGTCGTCAGCGTGGACAAAGGAAGCAAAGCTGTGCTGTGGTCGGACTATTGA